A genomic segment from Campylobacter concisus encodes:
- a CDS encoding non-canonical purine NTP pyrophosphatase codes for MKIVLATSNLDKVKEIKEYLKGYEIYALSEVTKPFEIVEDGSSFQQNALIKSEAVFAKLKEQGLEGEFIALSDDSGISVDALGGEPGIYSARYFDLDENGKVCGKNANDANNRAKLISKLKALNLESSPAHYTACIAISSKFGDYTTHGFMYGRAIDEERGTNGFGYDELFIPDGFTKTLGELDNETKLKISHRSKGLELANFVLKSLKKNFS; via the coding sequence ATGAAGATCGTGCTTGCGACATCAAATTTAGACAAAGTAAAAGAGATAAAAGAGTATTTAAAAGGCTATGAAATTTACGCCTTAAGCGAGGTTACAAAGCCATTTGAGATCGTTGAAGATGGTAGCAGCTTTCAGCAAAATGCACTCATAAAGTCAGAAGCCGTCTTTGCAAAGCTTAAAGAGCAAGGGCTTGAGGGCGAATTTATTGCACTTAGCGATGATAGCGGCATCAGCGTGGATGCACTTGGTGGTGAGCCAGGGATCTACTCAGCTCGCTATTTTGACCTTGATGAAAATGGCAAAGTATGCGGTAAAAACGCAAATGACGCAAACAATAGAGCAAAGCTAATTAGCAAGCTAAAGGCGCTAAATTTAGAGAGTTCACCAGCTCACTACACCGCCTGTATCGCTATTAGCTCGAAATTTGGTGATTATACGACGCATGGCTTTATGTATGGAAGAGCGATTGATGAGGAGCGTGGTACAAATGGCTTTGGCTACGACGAGCTCTTTATCCCAGATGGCTTTACTAAAACGCTTGGCGAGCTAGACAATGAGACAAAGCTTAAAATTTCTCACCGCTCAAAAGGGCTTGAGCTTGCGAATTTTGTGCTAAAAAGTCTAAAGAAAAACTTTAGTTAA
- a CDS encoding NAD(P)/FAD-dependent oxidoreductase, producing the protein MIYDVIIIGAGASGLFLGANLKGKKVAILEKNSSAGKKILASGGGRCNITNRFISAKNYLGEQKFIEQILKVLAPDQVLKFFSELNFSEQKQNQFFCDSGAKSVLSILLKRQNADIFYNKEVLGAKKVDEIFEILTKDEKFRARNLVIASGGLSYKALGASDIGYKIANDFGIETSALAPTLVGFSVQKDEFWFKELSGVSLNADVKINSKNESHKFSNNLLFTHRGISGPAILNASLFWQKGRICINFLPKFNEKNLINGKKQLSSVLPLPKRFVLEFLRNFGLKDRAFYEFNDNDRQIIKRLFAYEFAPAGTFGFERAEVTKGGVKSEFLDGNLQAYNVKGLYFVGEVLDITGMLGGYNLHFAFASALKVAKVLNP; encoded by the coding sequence TTGATCTATGACGTCATCATCATTGGCGCTGGTGCTAGCGGGCTCTTTTTAGGGGCAAATTTAAAGGGTAAAAAGGTTGCCATCTTAGAAAAAAATAGTAGTGCTGGCAAAAAGATCCTAGCAAGCGGTGGAGGTAGATGCAACATCACAAACCGCTTTATAAGCGCTAAAAACTACCTCGGCGAGCAAAAATTTATAGAGCAAATTTTAAAAGTACTGGCTCCAGATCAAGTTTTGAAATTTTTTAGTGAGCTTAATTTTAGTGAGCAAAAGCAAAATCAATTTTTCTGCGATAGTGGCGCAAAGAGCGTCTTGAGCATACTTCTAAAAAGGCAAAATGCAGATATTTTTTACAATAAAGAGGTTCTTGGCGCTAAAAAAGTAGATGAAATTTTTGAAATTTTGACAAAAGATGAAAAATTTAGAGCTAGAAATTTAGTCATCGCAAGTGGAGGATTAAGCTACAAAGCCCTTGGCGCAAGTGACATTGGCTATAAAATAGCAAATGATTTTGGCATTGAAACATCAGCTCTTGCACCTACACTTGTTGGATTTAGCGTGCAAAAAGATGAATTTTGGTTTAAAGAACTTAGTGGCGTTAGCCTAAACGCAGACGTAAAGATAAATAGCAAAAACGAGAGCCATAAATTTAGTAACAATCTGCTTTTTACACATAGAGGCATAAGCGGACCAGCGATACTAAACGCCTCGTTATTTTGGCAAAAAGGTCGAATTTGTATAAATTTTTTACCCAAATTTAATGAGAAAAATTTAATAAATGGCAAAAAGCAGCTTAGTTCGGTTTTGCCCTTGCCAAAGAGATTTGTGCTAGAATTCTTAAGAAATTTTGGCTTAAAAGACAGAGCCTTTTATGAATTTAACGACAATGATAGACAAATAATAAAAAGGCTTTTTGCTTATGAATTTGCCCCAGCTGGGACATTTGGCTTTGAAAGAGCGGAAGTTACAAAAGGTGGCGTAAAGAGTGAATTTTTAGATGGAAATTTACAAGCTTATAACGTTAAGGGACTTTATTTTGTTGGTGAAGTCTTGGACATCACTGGCATGCTTGGCGGATATAACTTGCATTTTGCATTTGCAAGCGCTCTAAAAGTGGCTAAGGTCTTAAATCCATGA
- a CDS encoding tetratricopeptide repeat protein — MKKILPFLAPICLFASSCDELIQESVREFYKSDRNLERAINLAEQATDVCLKESNTEQAIASLINSASICIVNKEPQKALELSQRALELAANVSDKLLLARSYHSLGATQKALGRYDEALANFQEALKIYDNAPNAPMNDELICIKGIASAYYLKNDFDKAHENHLLALNLLDITPELSGNELVRSELLVELANDLAKLNQKDEATQNYKKVLEILNGKEQNPRARDLLERANKGLNGLN; from the coding sequence ATGAAGAAAATTTTGCCATTTTTAGCGCCTATTTGCCTCTTTGCAAGTAGCTGTGACGAGCTAATACAAGAGAGTGTGAGGGAGTTTTATAAAAGCGATAGAAATTTGGAGAGAGCCATAAATTTAGCCGAGCAAGCGACTGATGTCTGCTTAAAAGAGAGCAACACCGAGCAGGCGATCGCTTCGCTCATAAATAGCGCTAGCATTTGCATAGTAAATAAAGAGCCACAAAAGGCGTTAGAGCTCTCACAAAGAGCCCTAGAGCTTGCGGCAAACGTTAGCGACAAGCTGCTACTAGCTCGCTCTTATCATAGCCTAGGTGCGACACAAAAGGCGCTAGGCAGATACGACGAAGCACTTGCTAATTTTCAAGAAGCTCTAAAAATTTATGACAACGCACCAAATGCCCCAATGAACGACGAACTCATCTGTATAAAAGGCATCGCTAGCGCCTACTACCTAAAAAACGACTTTGACAAAGCCCACGAAAACCACCTTTTAGCGCTAAATTTACTTGATATCACGCCGGAGTTAAGCGGCAACGAGCTTGTGCGATCAGAGCTTTTAGTAGAGCTTGCTAACGACCTAGCAAAGCTTAATCAAAAGGACGAAGCTACCCAAAACTACAAAAAAGTGCTTGAAATTTTAAATGGAAAAGAGCAAAATCCTCGCGCACGGGATCTTTTAGAGAGAGCTAATAAAGGGCTAAATGGGCTTAACTAA
- a CDS encoding saccharopine dehydrogenase family protein, translated as MSNILIIGAGGVSQVATVKCAMNADVFSKITLASRTKSKCDAIAKFIKDRLGVAINTAQIDADDTDAVVALIKKTGADLLLNVALPYQDLTLMDACSRAGIPYIDTANYEHPDTAKFEYKLQWAKDEDFKKAGTMALLGSGFDPGVTNVFCAYAQQNLFDEIHEIDILDCNAGDHGYPFATNFNPEINLREVSAKGRYWERGEWKETEPMEIMFKWDYPKVGVKDSYLLYHEELESLVKNIKGLKRIRFFMTFGQSYLTHMKCLENVGMLRIDEVEHNGVKIVPIQFLKTLLPDPASLGPRTKGKTNIGCVIRGLKDGKERQVYIYNVCDHEACYAETGAQAVSYTTGVPAMIGSMMVAKGIWSGKGVFNMENFDAKPFMDELNKQGLPWEMIEMKPGERYEVK; from the coding sequence ATGTCAAATATCTTAATCATAGGCGCGGGCGGCGTGAGCCAAGTTGCGACCGTAAAATGCGCGATGAACGCGGACGTTTTTAGCAAGATCACCCTTGCAAGCCGCACCAAAAGCAAGTGCGACGCGATCGCTAAATTTATAAAAGACCGCCTAGGCGTCGCTATCAACACCGCCCAGATCGACGCGGACGATACCGATGCCGTGGTTGCGCTCATCAAAAAAACGGGCGCCGATTTGCTTTTAAACGTCGCACTGCCGTATCAGGACCTAACCCTCATGGACGCGTGCTCTCGCGCCGGCATCCCATATATTGACACCGCAAACTACGAGCACCCGGATACCGCTAAATTTGAATACAAGCTACAATGGGCGAAGGACGAGGATTTTAAAAAGGCGGGCACCATGGCGCTGCTGGGAAGCGGCTTTGATCCGGGAGTGACGAACGTATTTTGCGCCTACGCGCAGCAAAATCTCTTTGACGAGATTCATGAGATCGACATCCTAGACTGCAACGCTGGCGATCACGGATATCCGTTTGCGACGAATTTCAACCCAGAAATCAACCTGCGCGAAGTGAGCGCAAAGGGCCGCTACTGGGAGCGCGGCGAGTGGAAAGAGACTGAGCCGATGGAGATAATGTTCAAATGGGACTACCCGAAAGTAGGCGTCAAGGACAGCTACCTGCTCTACCACGAGGAGCTTGAAAGCTTAGTAAAAAACATCAAAGGGCTAAAGCGAATCCGCTTTTTCATGACCTTTGGACAAAGCTACCTCACGCATATGAAGTGCCTAGAAAACGTCGGTATGCTGCGCATCGACGAGGTCGAGCATAACGGCGTCAAGATCGTGCCGATACAGTTTCTAAAGACCTTGCTGCCTGATCCTGCGTCGCTAGGCCCCCGCACGAAGGGCAAAACCAACATCGGCTGCGTGATCCGCGGCTTAAAAGACGGCAAAGAGCGCCAGGTCTACATCTACAATGTCTGCGACCACGAGGCTTGCTACGCCGAAACGGGCGCGCAGGCAGTGAGCTACACGACGGGCGTGCCTGCGATGATCGGCTCGATGATGGTCGCAAAGGGCATCTGGAGTGGTAAGGGCGTCTTTAACATGGAAAATTTCGACGCCAAACCTTTCATGGATGAGCTAAATAAGCAGGGCTTGCCGTGGGAGATGATAGAGATGAAACCCGGCGAGAGGTATGAGGTAAAATAG
- a CDS encoding helicase C-terminal domain-containing protein, with translation MANFAKYIKQDKNNKIIDPSKIFTSLPQKHYQYLRTPQNDVIEKWFKRRDESAIIIKMNTGSGKTLAGLLILESCLRENKGPCVYVVPDNYLIEQVKKEADILGIRTTMNIDSINFETSKEILICNIYQLFNGRSKFGIGKPEIEIGSIVIDDAHACIDIINQQFTITINKEDNKKLYNQIFRLFIDDIRNQSQSLATKLELNEPNTIGLVPFWNWQNKHQEAFKFIIENGDDNLKRFNLKLIEKNFELCRCVVSSSKIEITPHVIPIQEFVSFENTKRKIFMTATLVDDSILSTHFNIDEKYLNKPITPNMVNDIGERLIFAPQIIDPKITTKDIQGMLKNLVNKLGCNISIISPSFQKSNAWECIATKRADKDNIIECTNELRDKKSNSNIIVFTNRYDGIDLPGDACRILVIDGLPKAQRLIDQINESYLQGDDDRILNQKIQKIEQGMGRGIRSNTDYCVVLLLEPDLAKVAAKHKHKFSEATKQQFELSEEVMEDCKNIGDIQTTILQVLQRDKDWIQAHNDRILNVEFKVNSLNIFSIELRKAYNFAINKNYKAAQEILENYINKLPQDNKIFIGYAKQILAEYTNFIDRNKAQEILKSACNLNNQILKPINGIEYSKISQQKNQVDNIANHISDFADTNDLIIEIEEILSHLVFTKDTYDKFEDSIKRIGTLLGFYSQRPDKEYKCGPDNFWAVDNKYFIIECKNGAVTNTIPKSDIEQISSSVSWFNQTYHIKDTNSCFSILIHPSIKISQDAFSNEKIRVMTEANLQNFKKNITEFFKAIKDKSSDNRSIGKQLKNYKLEPNLIIENYTEDYKK, from the coding sequence ATGGCTAATTTTGCAAAGTACATAAAACAGGATAAAAATAATAAAATAATAGACCCAAGTAAAATTTTTACATCATTACCACAAAAACATTATCAATATTTACGTACTCCACAAAATGATGTCATTGAAAAATGGTTTAAACGAAGAGATGAGAGTGCAATAATTATAAAAATGAATACTGGTAGCGGTAAAACATTAGCAGGTCTCCTTATATTGGAGAGCTGTTTAAGGGAAAATAAGGGGCCTTGTGTGTATGTTGTTCCTGATAATTATCTAATAGAGCAAGTTAAGAAGGAAGCAGATATATTAGGGATTCGGACAACTATGAATATTGATTCAATAAACTTTGAAACTTCAAAAGAAATCTTAATTTGCAATATATACCAACTATTTAATGGACGAAGTAAATTCGGAATCGGAAAGCCGGAAATCGAAATTGGAAGTATAGTTATAGATGATGCACATGCTTGTATAGATATTATAAACCAACAATTTACTATAACGATTAATAAAGAAGACAATAAAAAATTATATAATCAAATTTTTAGACTATTCATTGATGATATTAGAAACCAAAGCCAGTCATTAGCAACAAAACTCGAATTAAATGAACCAAATACGATAGGACTTGTTCCTTTCTGGAATTGGCAAAACAAGCATCAAGAGGCTTTTAAATTTATAATAGAGAACGGGGATGATAATTTAAAAAGATTTAATTTGAAATTGATAGAAAAAAATTTTGAATTATGTAGATGTGTGGTTAGTTCATCCAAAATCGAAATAACTCCTCATGTTATTCCTATACAAGAGTTTGTATCTTTTGAAAATACCAAGCGAAAGATTTTTATGACCGCAACACTTGTTGACGATAGTATACTATCAACGCATTTTAATATAGATGAAAAATATCTAAACAAACCAATTACTCCAAACATGGTGAATGATATTGGGGAGCGTCTTATTTTTGCTCCGCAAATAATAGATCCAAAAATAACAACGAAAGATATACAAGGAATGCTAAAAAATTTAGTTAATAAATTAGGATGTAACATATCAATAATTTCTCCATCTTTTCAAAAGAGCAACGCATGGGAATGCATAGCAACAAAAAGGGCCGATAAAGATAATATTATAGAATGCACAAATGAACTTCGAGATAAAAAATCAAATAGTAATATTATTGTTTTCACAAATAGATATGATGGTATAGACTTGCCAGGTGATGCTTGTAGAATTTTGGTAATAGATGGATTGCCAAAAGCGCAAAGATTAATAGATCAAATAAATGAGAGCTATTTGCAAGGAGATGATGATAGAATATTAAACCAAAAAATACAAAAAATTGAACAAGGAATGGGTAGAGGAATAAGGTCTAATACTGATTACTGTGTTGTATTGTTGCTGGAGCCTGATTTGGCTAAAGTGGCCGCAAAACATAAACATAAATTTTCAGAGGCGACAAAACAACAGTTTGAATTATCAGAAGAGGTAATGGAAGATTGTAAAAACATAGGGGATATACAAACAACGATTTTGCAAGTATTGCAAAGAGATAAGGATTGGATACAAGCGCATAATGATAGAATTTTAAATGTAGAATTTAAAGTAAACAGCTTGAATATATTTTCTATTGAATTACGAAAAGCTTACAACTTTGCTATTAATAAAAACTATAAAGCAGCACAAGAAATTTTAGAAAATTATATAAATAAGCTACCTCAGGATAATAAAATTTTTATAGGCTATGCAAAACAGATTCTTGCGGAATATACAAATTTTATAGATCGAAATAAGGCACAAGAAATTTTAAAATCTGCCTGCAATCTAAATAATCAAATTTTAAAGCCGATCAATGGGATAGAGTATAGTAAAATTTCCCAGCAAAAAAACCAAGTAGACAATATAGCTAATCACATATCCGACTTTGCGGACACAAATGACTTAATAATAGAAATTGAGGAAATTTTATCTCATTTAGTTTTTACAAAAGATACCTACGATAAATTTGAAGATTCCATTAAAAGAATAGGTACATTATTGGGTTTCTATTCACAGCGGCCAGATAAAGAGTATAAATGTGGTCCTGACAATTTTTGGGCAGTTGACAATAAGTATTTTATAATAGAATGCAAAAATGGCGCAGTAACGAATACCATTCCAAAAAGTGACATAGAACAAATAAGCTCATCCGTTAGTTGGTTTAATCAAACTTATCACATTAAAGATACAAATAGCTGTTTTTCTATTTTGATTCATCCAAGTATAAAAATATCACAAGATGCATTTTCTAATGAAAAAATAAGAGTTATGACAGAGGCAAATTTGCAAAATTTCAAGAAAAATATTACAGAGTTCTTCAAGGCAATAAAAGATAAGTCAAGCGATAACAGATCTATTGGCAAACAACTGAAAAATTATAAATTAGAGCCAAATTTAATAATTGAAAATTATACAGAAGACTATAAAAAATAA
- a CDS encoding MFS transporter: MLKSVLPLSFIIASRFLGLFIVLPVLSLYALNLRGANEFLVGLIVGVYAISQMIFQVPFGALSDRIGRKKTLTIGLLIFIIGSIICALTSDIFIMLFGRFLQGVGAIGAVATAMISDYITEEKRSKAMAIMGAFIGLSFTLSMVLGPLLAKDYGLSSLFYLSATLSLLCIVLLYTVVPKEIKVSAKSEKVPFGKLFLQKDYMIINFTSFMQKMLASIAFLVIPIVLVKEYGYESSELYKVYTLGAVLGFLAMGLAGALGDGKGLSKVILIAGTLLFALTYTIFAISFTLFIFVLGVAIFFIGFNLHEPIMQSTATKFVKSSQKGSALGVFNSFGYLGSFVGGAFGGYILHAFGFKVLAIICVVLCVIWLVLLFSLSDPRIFKNIYLSPEVSLNLELLNSQKGVVDYYKNEKNQVIKFDSRLTSEEILKESLKF; encoded by the coding sequence ATGTTAAAAAGCGTTTTACCACTATCTTTTATCATAGCAAGCAGATTTTTAGGTCTTTTTATAGTTTTGCCAGTGCTTAGCCTTTATGCCTTAAATTTACGCGGAGCAAACGAGTTTTTAGTAGGGCTAATAGTAGGCGTCTATGCAATCTCACAGATGATATTTCAAGTGCCTTTTGGAGCACTCTCGGATAGGATAGGACGCAAAAAAACATTAACGATCGGACTTTTGATTTTTATCATCGGCTCAATAATTTGTGCACTTACAAGCGATATTTTTATCATGCTATTTGGTAGATTTTTACAAGGTGTAGGTGCTATCGGAGCAGTTGCAACTGCGATGATAAGTGACTATATAACAGAAGAAAAACGCTCAAAAGCCATGGCGATAATGGGCGCTTTTATAGGGCTTAGCTTCACACTTTCTATGGTGCTTGGGCCACTTCTCGCCAAAGACTACGGACTTTCAAGTCTCTTTTATCTAAGTGCCACTCTCAGCCTACTTTGCATTGTACTTCTTTACACTGTTGTGCCAAAAGAGATAAAAGTGAGTGCCAAAAGTGAAAAAGTACCATTTGGTAAGCTGTTTTTGCAAAAAGATTACATGATCATAAATTTCACCTCTTTCATGCAAAAGATGCTAGCAAGCATCGCATTTTTGGTAATCCCTATCGTTTTAGTAAAAGAGTATGGTTACGAAAGTAGCGAGCTTTACAAGGTCTATACGCTTGGCGCCGTGCTTGGCTTTTTAGCTATGGGGCTAGCTGGTGCCCTTGGCGATGGTAAGGGACTTAGTAAGGTCATCTTGATAGCTGGTACGCTGCTTTTTGCCCTAACCTACACTATTTTTGCCATTAGTTTTACGCTTTTTATCTTCGTTTTGGGAGTTGCTATATTTTTTATAGGATTTAACCTTCACGAGCCCATAATGCAATCAACCGCAACAAAATTTGTAAAATCCTCTCAAAAAGGCTCAGCCCTTGGTGTATTTAATTCATTTGGCTATCTAGGAAGCTTTGTTGGAGGTGCGTTTGGTGGGTATATATTGCATGCCTTTGGTTTTAAAGTACTAGCCATTATCTGCGTGGTACTTTGCGTGATATGGCTTGTTTTGCTCTTTAGCCTAAGCGATCCAAGAATTTTTAAGAACATCTATCTAAGTCCTGAGGTAAGCTTAAATTTAGAGTTACTAAATAGCCAAAAAGGCGTGGTGGATTATTACAAAAATGAGAAAAATCAAGTAATCAAATTTGACTCTCGTCTTACAAGCGAGGAGATTTTAAAAGAGAGTTTGAAGTTTTGA
- a CDS encoding HAD family hydrolase → MKKTILFDLDGTLIDSTSAILKGFDRAFLSHGKKEPDHNALKSLVGHPLEIMFERLGASKNLIDSYIKEYKACYEKIYLDETVLLDYANEALKEASSFADVGIVTTKTSKFSIILLEHLGVMKYIKTVIGRDDVANPKPNPEPINLALDRLNKDKNNAFMVGDTIMDIMAAQAAFITGVGLTCGYGQKSDLEKFSKHIFSNPFEAVSFIKEV, encoded by the coding sequence ATGAAAAAAACCATACTTTTTGATTTAGACGGTACACTTATTGACTCAACTTCTGCTATTTTAAAAGGATTTGATAGAGCTTTTTTATCTCATGGCAAAAAAGAGCCAGACCATAATGCATTAAAGTCTTTGGTTGGTCATCCGCTTGAAATAATGTTTGAAAGACTTGGTGCAAGCAAAAATTTAATTGATAGCTATATAAAAGAATATAAAGCTTGCTACGAAAAAATTTATCTTGATGAGACAGTACTCTTAGATTATGCAAATGAAGCATTGAAGGAGGCAAGTAGCTTTGCTGACGTTGGTATAGTTACTACTAAAACTTCAAAATTTTCTATTATCTTGCTTGAGCATTTAGGGGTTATGAAATATATAAAAACTGTTATTGGAAGAGACGATGTTGCTAATCCAAAACCAAATCCAGAGCCAATAAATTTGGCTTTAGATAGACTTAATAAAGATAAAAATAATGCATTTATGGTAGGTGATACCATTATGGATATAATGGCTGCACAAGCCGCTTTTATTACAGGCGTGGGTCTAACTTGTGGATATGGTCAAAAGAGTGATTTGGAGAAATTTAGTAAACATATTTTCTCAAACCCATTTGAAGCCGTTAGCTTTATAAAAGAAGTTTGA
- a CDS encoding OmpA family protein, translated as MKKIALAMVAATAVFASNAAYNYEVTPTIGGVHPEGNLRVKDHNFVGVRAARNLEDFFFDQVELGVDYTQKAKEKTGSLTREGRVLRYHANLVKDIVDFGPVSLYGLVGAGYEDVPAIFVKNEDGGFGQYGFGLRYQVTDRFALKAEARDAIKFEHADHNLFYSLGFGIGLDSKAAPVVAAAPVAAAAPVATPVLDDDNDGVPNDIDQCPNTPAGVVVDERGCEKVIVLRDLDVNFAFDSYKVGPKYAAEIKKVADFMGEHPDYKVVLAGHTDSVGAEAYNQKLSEKRAKAVADVLAGYGVSEDKISTVGYGELKPIATNKTKEGRAQNRRVEATFNK; from the coding sequence ATGAAAAAGATTGCTTTAGCTATGGTTGCCGCAACAGCGGTTTTTGCGTCTAACGCAGCATATAATTATGAAGTTACTCCAACTATTGGTGGTGTTCACCCAGAGGGAAATTTACGTGTAAAAGACCATAACTTCGTTGGTGTTAGAGCTGCTAGAAATCTTGAAGATTTTTTCTTTGATCAAGTAGAGCTTGGTGTTGATTACACTCAAAAAGCAAAAGAAAAAACAGGTAGCTTAACAAGAGAAGGAAGAGTTCTTAGATATCATGCAAATCTTGTAAAAGATATAGTTGATTTTGGACCAGTTAGCCTATATGGCCTAGTTGGTGCTGGCTATGAAGATGTTCCAGCTATTTTTGTTAAAAATGAAGATGGCGGTTTTGGCCAATATGGTTTTGGCTTAAGATATCAAGTAACTGATAGATTTGCTCTTAAAGCAGAAGCAAGAGATGCTATCAAATTTGAACATGCTGATCATAACCTATTTTATTCACTAGGCTTTGGTATCGGTCTTGACTCAAAAGCAGCTCCAGTTGTGGCAGCAGCTCCAGTTGCAGCAGCAGCTCCAGTTGCAACTCCAGTTCTTGATGATGATAATGATGGCGTGCCAAATGATATAGATCAATGCCCTAACACTCCAGCTGGCGTAGTTGTTGATGAAAGAGGATGCGAGAAAGTTATCGTTCTTAGAGATCTAGATGTTAACTTTGCATTTGATAGCTATAAAGTTGGACCAAAATATGCAGCTGAGATCAAAAAAGTAGCTGACTTCATGGGCGAACACCCAGATTATAAAGTTGTACTTGCTGGTCACACTGATAGCGTAGGTGCAGAAGCTTATAACCAAAAACTATCTGAAAAAAGAGCAAAAGCAGTAGCTGATGTTCTTGCTGGCTATGGAGTAAGCGAGGATAAAATTTCAACAGTTGGCTACGGTGAGCTTAAACCAATTGCTACAAATAAAACTAAAGAAGGCCGCGCTCAAAATAGACGCGTTGAAGCTACTTTCAATAAATAA
- the rpsI gene encoding 30S ribosomal protein S9: MAKVYATGKRKTAVAKVWIKAGSGKIVVNGMDLNTWLGGHEAIKLKVIQPLLVTKQESLIDVVATTLGGGYSAQAEALRHGISRALADMDADFRAALKPKGLLTRDSRVVERKKFGRRKARRSPQFSKR, from the coding sequence ATGGCAAAAGTTTATGCAACTGGTAAAAGAAAAACTGCCGTAGCAAAGGTTTGGATAAAAGCTGGAAGCGGTAAAATCGTAGTAAATGGTATGGATCTTAATACTTGGCTTGGTGGACATGAAGCTATAAAGCTTAAAGTAATTCAGCCACTTCTAGTTACTAAACAAGAGAGTTTAATAGATGTAGTAGCTACAACTTTAGGTGGTGGTTATTCAGCACAAGCAGAAGCTTTAAGACACGGTATTTCACGTGCTTTAGCTGATATGGATGCTGATTTTAGAGCAGCACTTAAACCAAAAGGCTTATTAACTAGAGATTCTCGTGTTGTTGAACGTAAGAAATTTGGTAGAAGAAAGGCAAGAAGAAGCCCACAATTCTCTAAACGTTAA
- the rplM gene encoding 50S ribosomal protein L13, translating to MTKITKPNEVKRDWIVVDAAGKRFGRLLTEVATILRGKNKPCFTPNVDCGDYVIIINASKVEFTGNNKAEDKLYHRHSGYFGSVKSEKFGDLIANKPEKLFKLAVRGMLPKTKLGREMIKKLKVYAGSEHPHTAQIAKKEGK from the coding sequence ATGACAAAAATAACAAAGCCAAACGAAGTTAAGCGAGACTGGATCGTTGTTGATGCAGCTGGTAAACGTTTTGGTAGATTGCTAACTGAGGTAGCAACTATACTTCGTGGCAAAAACAAACCATGCTTCACGCCAAACGTAGATTGTGGCGACTATGTTATCATCATAAATGCTTCAAAAGTAGAATTTACTGGTAATAACAAGGCTGAAGACAAACTTTATCACAGACACTCAGGATATTTTGGTAGCGTAAAGAGTGAAAAATTTGGCGATTTGATAGCAAATAAGCCAGAAAAACTATTTAAATTAGCTGTTCGTGGAATGCTTCCAAAAACTAAACTTGGAAGAGAGATGATAAAAAAACTAAAAGTTTATGCTGGCAGTGAGCATCCTCATACGGCACAAATAGCTAAAAAAGAAGGAAAATAA